Proteins encoded within one genomic window of Humulus lupulus chromosome 1, drHumLupu1.1, whole genome shotgun sequence:
- the LOC133818890 gene encoding uncharacterized protein LOC133818890 — MEFGNVQLLRLALKEHFIHTDREYMFTANDAQKLRAKCKVAGCPWVVHAYVKENGITFRVNTFLDTHRCGIVLNNRHIDAQWLAKHFIDQFRLHPNMDYSAFKEMTHNTNYSMVSASQFYRACSTAKEELEVSVVQQFAILEDYCKQILNTKPGSTAKIQTELRDEKRIFKRVYICLKTYKDSFLQGYCKGILLGAIGIAETNSIFPIAYAIVKKETTMISDKQNGLQNAVEALFQGLDSRFCVRHMHGNFKKDFSGHLLKQFLWAVARATTPAKFDQKMKDLKDVNEGAYNWLAAKEPSEGSRACFKGVKCDMLLIMFVKASTTQS, encoded by the exons ATGGAATTTGGGAATGTGCAGTTGCTTAGACTTGCTTTGAAGGAACATTTTATACACACAGATAGAGAGTACATGTTCACAGCTAATGATGCACAAAAACTAAGAGCTAAATGTAAAGTTGCTGGTTGTCCTTGGGTGGTTCATGCTTATGTGAAGGAAAATGGTATAACTTTCAGAGTTAATACCTTTTTGGACACACACAGATGTGGAATTGTACTGAATAATAGGCACATTGATGCACAATGGCTTGCAAAGCACTTTATTGACCAATTTAGATTGCATCCCAACATGGATTACTCTGCTTTTAAGGAGATGACTCATAACACAAACTACTCCATGGTTTCAGCTTCTCAGTTCTACAGAGCTTGCAGCACTGCTAAAGAAGAGCTTGAGGTTTCAGTGGTACAACAATTTGCAATACTGGAAGATTACTGCAAACAGATTTTAAATACCAAACCTGGAAGCACAGCTAAGATACAAACTGAGTTAAGGGATGAGAAAAGGATATTTAAGAGGGTCTACATATGTCTAAAGACCTACAAGGATAGCTTCTTACAA GGGTACTGCAAAGGAATACTATTGGGTGCAATTGGGATAGCTGAGACCAATTCAATCTTCCCAATAGCATATGCAATAGTTAAGAAGGAGACTACTATGATTAGTGACAAACAAAATGGTCTACAAAATGCAGTGGAGGCTCTTTTCCAAGGATTAGATAGTCGATTTTGTGTCAGACACATGCATGGTAATTTCAAAAAGGACTTCTCTGGCCATCTCCTTAAACAATTTCTTTGGGCAGTAGCAAGGGCAACCACACCTGCTAAATTTGATCAGAAAATGAAAGACTTAAAAGATGTCAATGAAGGGGCTTACAACTGGCTGGCTGCTAAAGAGCCTTCTGAGGGGAGTAGGGCTTGTTTTAAAGGAGTGAAATGTGACATGTTGCTAATAATGTTTGTGAAAGCTTCAACCACACAATCATAG